DNA sequence from the Candidatus Limnocylindrales bacterium genome:
TGCCGTGGCGCATCATTCCGTTCGTGTACTGAGCGCCGGGTCTTCCTCGCCGGCGGTTGCGGCGATGACGCTGCCTGGTGCATCGCTCTGCCAGCCGCCGCCGAGCGCCTTGTAGAGCGCGACCAGATTGGTTGTCACGGTTGCGCGGCTTACCGCCAACGATTCCTCCAGGCCGAGGCGCGCACGCTGCGCTTCGAGCACCGACTGGAAATCGATCACGCCATTCTCGTACTGCGTGCGCGCCAGCCGCTCCGCCTCGCGCGCCGCGCCCACGGCGTGTGCGAGGCGATCGCGACGCACCTGCTCGCGCGCGAACGCCACCAGGGCGTTCTCTCCTTCCTCGTACGCTGCCAGCACCGCCGCCTCGTAGTCGGACAGCGCCTGGTCGGCTCGTGCGGAGCGCGCCGCGATCTCCGCGCGGATGCGGCCGGCATCGAAGAGGTTCCAGCGAACGCTCGGGCCGATGCCGTAGCCGCGAGCGGCCTCGTCGTCGAGGCCGCTTACGCTCGTTGCCGACAGCTCGAGCGATCCGTTCAGCGTCAGCTTCGGATACAGATCGGCCGTGGCCACGCCGATGGCGGCGGTCGCGGCCGCGAGGCGGCGTTCGGCGGCCGCCACATCGGGTCGGCGGCGCAGCAGATCGGCCGGAACACCGACGGCGATGCGCGCGGGAGCAGCCGGAAGCGGCTGCTCCGTGCTCAGCCCCGCATCGAGCGAGCCCGCCGGCAGCGCCAGCAGCACGGCCAGACGATGGCGCGCCTGGGCCATCTCGCTCTCCAGCGTCGGAATGCGCGCTCGCGTTTCGGAGAGCTGGTACGTCGCCTGCTGCACGTCGAGATCGCCCACCAGGCCCGCCTCGAAACGCCACCGCGTCATCTGCAGCGTCTGCGCCTGGCTCTCGGCGTTGTCGATGGCGATGGCGATGCGCTCCTGCAGCGAGCGCAGCTCGACGTAGTTGCGCGCCACCTCGGCCGTGACGCTGACGAGCGCGCTCCGCAGGTCGGCACGCGCGGCTTCCAGCGTGCCCTGCCTCTGCTCGATGTCGCGGCGCACGCCGCCGAACAGGTCGATCTCCCAGCCCGCATCGAAGCCGGCCGAGAACAGATCGAAGCTGCCGCCGGAGCCGCCGCTTCCGCCGCTCCCGCTCGCGGAGCTGCTCGCACGCTTCTGCCGCTGATAGGCGGTGCTGAGGTCGGCCGTGGGAAACAGCGAAGCGATGGCGCCCGTACGGCGCGCACGCGCTTCGCGCACGGCGGCCATCGCGCGCGAAACGTCGGTATTGCCTGCCAGCGCACGCGCTATGAGATCGTCGAGGACCGGGTCGCCGAGCAGGCGCCACCACTGCGCAAGCTCCTGTGCCCCTGCCTCCAGGCCGCCCTGCAGCGGCGCGTTCCACTCGCGCAGCGACGGCACCGGCGGCGGGCGGTAGTCGGGACCGACGGTGATGCAGCCGCCGGCCAGCACGGCGCAGAGAATGCCGAGCGTCGGCAGCGGCAGGCGCCCTCTACTCATGTCGCAGCGCCTCGATGGGATCGAGGCGCGCCGCGCGCCGCGCCGGGAAGAACCCGAAGATCACGCCGATGGCGCCCGAAAAGACGAACGCGATCGCGACGATGCCGAGGTCGAGGATGAACGGGATCTCCATCCCGCGGGTGATGGCGATGGCCGCCAGGATCGCCAGGGTGATGCCGATCAGGCCGCCGATCAGCGACAGCACGACCGCCTCGACGAGGAACTGCAGCAGCACCTCCCCTTCGAGCGCGCCCACGGCCAGGCGAGTTCCGATCTCGCGCGTCCGCTCGGTGACCGACACCAGCATGATGTTCATGATGCCGATGCCGCCCACCAGCAGGCTGACGGCGGCCACCGCTCCGAGCAGCGTCGTCAGCACGCGCGTCGTGCCGGTGAGCGTGGCGGTGATCTCCTTCATGTCGAAGACGGTGAAGTCGTCCTCTTCCCCCGTGGACAGATGGCGCCGCTCGCGCATGAGCAGGCGAATGTCGCGCGCGGCCTTCTCCGTCGACGTGCTCTCGTCCACCGATACCAGCATCGACGATACGTCCTGATTGCCGGTCAGGCGGCGCTGGAGCGTGTGCAGCGGCATGATGACGGTGTCGTCCTGGTCGGTCCCCATTCCGGACTGGCCCTTGGCCACGAGCAGGCCGATGACCTGGCACGTCACCTTGCCGGCGCGGATCAGCTCGCCGACCGGATCGACGCCGCCGAACAACTCCTCCCGCACCGTCTGCCCGATGACGCAGACCGCCTTACCCGAGCGCAACTCCGCGTCGTTGAACACGCGCCCCGACACCAGCGGCCAGGCACGCGCCACGAAGTAGTCGTTGTTGGTGCCGACGATCGTCGTGTTGCGATTGGCATTGCCATACACCACCACCGCGGCGCTCGAGGACGTCGGCGCGACCGCCCGCAGCGAGCCGACCTGCTCGGCCAGCACCTCCACGTCGCGCTCGGTGAAGGGCCTGGACGTGGAGGATCCGCGCCCGGGGCCGCGTCCCTGACCCGGCGACACGTAGAGGATGTTGCTGCCCAGGCTGGAGATGTCGGCGCTGATCTTGGCCGTGGCGCCGCCGCCCACCGTCACCATCGTGATGACCGCGGCCACGCCGATCACGATCCCGAGCACGGTCAGGAACGAGCGCAGCGCATTGCGGCGGATCTGCCGCAGCGCCAGCAGCAGAGTGTCCCGCCACATCAGCGGTTCTCCCGGTCGGACGATACCAGCCCGTCGCTGAAGTGCACGATGCGGCGCGCGTAGCGTGCCATGTCCTGCTCGTGCGTGACCATGACGATGGTGATTCCGGCGTCGCGGTTGAAGCGCTGCAGCAGCTCCATGATCTCGATGCTGCGCGCCGAGTCGAGATTGCCCGTCGGCTCGTCCGCCAGCAGCAGCGAAGGCCTGGTGACGATCGCCCGTGCGATGGCCACGCGCTGCTGCTGTCCTCCCGAAAGCTCCGCGGGCGTATGCGTCTCCCATCCGCGCAGGCCCA
Encoded proteins:
- a CDS encoding efflux transporter outer membrane subunit; amino-acid sequence: MSRGRLPLPTLGILCAVLAGGCITVGPDYRPPPVPSLREWNAPLQGGLEAGAQELAQWWRLLGDPVLDDLIARALAGNTDVSRAMAAVREARARRTGAIASLFPTADLSTAYQRQKRASSSASGSGGSGGSGGSFDLFSAGFDAGWEIDLFGGVRRDIEQRQGTLEAARADLRSALVSVTAEVARNYVELRSLQERIAIAIDNAESQAQTLQMTRWRFEAGLVGDLDVQQATYQLSETRARIPTLESEMAQARHRLAVLLALPAGSLDAGLSTEQPLPAAPARIAVGVPADLLRRRPDVAAAERRLAAATAAIGVATADLYPKLTLNGSLELSATSVSGLDDEAARGYGIGPSVRWNLFDAGRIRAEIAARSARADQALSDYEAAVLAAYEEGENALVAFAREQVRRDRLAHAVGAAREAERLARTQYENGVIDFQSVLEAQRARLGLEESLAVSRATVTTNLVALYKALGGGWQSDAPGSVIAATAGEEDPALSTRTE
- a CDS encoding ABC transporter permease codes for the protein MWRDTLLLALRQIRRNALRSFLTVLGIVIGVAAVITMVTVGGGATAKISADISSLGSNILYVSPGQGRGPGRGSSTSRPFTERDVEVLAEQVGSLRAVAPTSSSAAVVVYGNANRNTTIVGTNNDYFVARAWPLVSGRVFNDAELRSGKAVCVIGQTVREELFGGVDPVGELIRAGKVTCQVIGLLVAKGQSGMGTDQDDTVIMPLHTLQRRLTGNQDVSSMLVSVDESTSTEKAARDIRLLMRERRHLSTGEEDDFTVFDMKEITATLTGTTRVLTTLLGAVAAVSLLVGGIGIMNIMLVSVTERTREIGTRLAVGALEGEVLLQFLVEAVVLSLIGGLIGITLAILAAIAITRGMEIPFILDLGIVAIAFVFSGAIGVIFGFFPARRAARLDPIEALRHE